The nucleotide sequence TCGGGACAAGCGAGCCGATCCTGCCGACCATGCAATAGCCGCCGGCCCCGCCGCTATGATATGGACGAGCGCCTTTAGAAGGAGGCGTGGGCGATGGACATTCGTGACGGCGTGCTGGAGGCGATCGGGAACACGCCCCTTATCCGCCTGAAGCGTGCGTCCGAGGCGACCGGCTGCGACATTCTCGGCAAGGCGGAGTTCCTGAACCCGGGCCAGTCGGTGAAGGATCGCGCGGCTCTTTTCATCATCCAGGACGCCCTGGCGCGCGGGGCGCTCAAGCCCGGCGGCGTGATCGTCGAAGGGACGGCGGGGAACACCGGCATCGGCCTCGCCATGGTGGCGAACGCGCTCGGCATGCGCACCGTCATCGTCATTCCCGAGACGCAAAGCCAGGAAAAGAAGGATACGCTCCGCGCAATGGGCGCCGAGCTGGTCGAGGTGCCCGCGGTCCCCTACGCCAACCCGAACAATTATGTGAAAGTGTCGGAGCGCATGGCCGCACGGATGGCGGAGACCGAACCGCAGGGCGCGGTCTGGGCCAACCAGTTCGACAATGTCGCCAACCGCCAGGCCCATGTCGAGACGACGGGGCCGGAGATCTGGGAGCAGACCGGCGGCCGCGTCGACGGCTTCATCTGCGCGGTGGGGACGGGCGGCACCCTGGCGGGCGTGGCGCAGGCTCTGCGCGAGCGGCG is from Sphingosinicella humi and encodes:
- a CDS encoding cysteine synthase A yields the protein MDIRDGVLEAIGNTPLIRLKRASEATGCDILGKAEFLNPGQSVKDRAALFIIQDALARGALKPGGVIVEGTAGNTGIGLAMVANALGMRTVIVIPETQSQEKKDTLRAMGAELVEVPAVPYANPNNYVKVSERMAARMAETEPQGAVWANQFDNVANRQAHVETTGPEIWEQTGGRVDGFICAVGTGGTLAGVAQALRERRPDIVIGLADPMGAALYSYYATGVLESSGNSITEGIGQGRITRNLEGLSVDVPFQIPDEEAIPAVFDLLEHEGLCLGPSSGVNVAGAIRLARQMGPGHTIVTVLCDYGTRYQSRLFNPEFLRSKGLPVPPWIERGPSVEPAFV